A single genomic interval of Daucus carota subsp. sativus chromosome 1, DH1 v3.0, whole genome shotgun sequence harbors:
- the LOC108217586 gene encoding protein FAR1-RELATED SEQUENCE 5-like: MLLLPPGVLVLMLMQQDIYMVANSLDAGYTLNLELDVCNCSSYGDSSVVNRGVDDVTSVGSSILSSNCNEESGTSHSISSAAQKTYIPLNVPDVSKPTINQCFQRLDQGFIFYKEYGRLGGFDVRKGTEKRGESGIVSIKHYTCSKEGCNDFRSTLDSNLSKVKRRRTASTWCCCKVKIVLKLNRDREYFVFKFDEVHNHPLVDESGRQFLRSSRQMTISSRNFVFDAAKVNIGCSKAYGLMKEMVGGVEFFYYAYELDETGHLTKLFWADAICRRNFEVYGDAVSFDATFDTNKYNMIFAPFTGVDKHEKCVTFAACLLAKEDVTHYKWVFDQFSTCMKRHPVVIITDQCPAMKIAVSSSLSSKNGFVATKHRLCMWHIMQKFPIKLGNRLCKETNFMKKMKKYIWSNHLDIAEFEQGWQAVMQEFNLENNKWLSDMHAIRSSWIPAFFRDEPMLGSMRTTSRSESKNLFFAQFHKQADSLCEFWLRFQSAMQRQRNETERRDEESKSSFPNTLSTWFIEDDAADLFTRTVFYKVQEEILAACLDMQIKRMSEEVEGITNFEIKDVKVKEKIFKVPVSKEHAVCSCKKFVMCGIVCRYSFCGMKHIGVTRFPKSLILNRWSKIADCGSSCDMISADYFKMEKGSLKLMNIWFDFRQVLNKAGVQMEVLEFVHQTVKDLSTKVGNSLDGASFSKKDHMAALIGEQPQGELTVLVPNISKNKGNYFKSGRLISEREKAITKANKRIRRCKECLATTHDSRTCPKKKELQK; the protein is encoded by the exons ATGTTACTACTCCCTCCTGGAGTCCTGGTACTCATGTTGATGCAGCAGGACATATATATGGTTGCTAATAGTCTTGATGCTGGCTATACTCTTAATTTGGAATTGGATGTTTGCAATT GTTCAAGTTATGGGGATTCATCTGTTGTTAATCGTGGAGTTGATGATGTGACTTCTGTTGGTAGTTCTATTTTATCTTCAAACTGCAATGAAGAATCTGGTACAAGTCATTCTATTTCATCTGCTGCTCAAAAGACGTATATTCCTTTGAATGTTCCCGACGTTTCGAAGCCAACTATTAATCAATGCTTTCAGCGTTTGGACCAAGGTTTCATATTTTACAAGGAGTATGGTCGTTTAGGTGGTTTTGATGTGAGGAAGGGAACTGAAAAGAGGGGTGAATCTGGTATAGTTAGTATTAAACATTATACATGCAGTAAAGAAGGGTGTAATGATTTTCGTAGTACTTTGGATAGTAATTTGAGTAAAGTTAAGCGAAGGCGGACTGCTTCTACTTGGTGTTGTTGCAAAGTAAAGATAGTATTAAAACTTAATAGGGATAGAGAATATTTTGTGTTTAAGTTTGATGAGGTGCATAATCACCCCTTGGTTGATGAATCTGGAAGGCAATTTTTGCGATCTAGTCGTCAAATGACTATAAGTTCGAGGAATTTTGTGTTTGATGCTGCAAAAGTTAACATTGGCTGTAGTAAAGCTTACGGTTTGATGAAAGAAATGGTTG GAGGGGTCGAGTTCTTCTATTATGCATATGAGCTTGATGAGACAGGGCATTTGACGAAGCTTTTTTGGGCTGATGCAATTTGTCGGAGGAATTTCGAGGTGTATGGGGATGCAGTTTCATTTGATGCAACGTTCGATACAAATAA gtataatatgatatttgccCCGTTCACTGGGGTTgataaacatgaaaaatgtgtAACTTTTGCTGCTTGCCTTTTGGCAAAGGAAGACGTTACTCATTATAAATGGGTTTTTGATCAGTTTTCTACATGTATGAAACGTCATCCTGTTGTTATCATCACTGATCAGTGTCCAGCAATGAAAATTGCAGTTTCTTCGTCACTTTCTTCAAAAAATGGTTTCGTTGCTACTAAACACCGCTTGTGCATGTGGCATATAATGCAGAAATTTCCCATAAAG CTTGGTAATCGGTTATGTAAAGAGACTAATttcatgaagaagatgaaaaagTATATATGGTCAAATCATTTAGATATTGCTGAGTTTGAACAAGGATGGCAGGCTGTTATGCAGGAGTTTAATTTGGAAAATAACAAGTGGTTGAGTGACATGCATGCTATCAGATCTTCATGGATTCCAGCTTTTTTTAGAGATGAGCCTATGTTAGGTTCAATGAGGACCACGTCTAGATCAGAAAGCAAGAATCTTTTCTTTGCTCAGTTTCATAAACAAGCTGATTCATTATGCGAGTTTTGGTTGCGTTTTCAAAGTGCAATGCAAAGACAACGAAATGAGACGGAGAGGCGGGATGAAGAGTCAAAATCGAGCTTTCCCAATACATTGTCTACATGGTTTATTGAAGATGATGCGGCTGATTTGTTTACACGGACAGTTTTTTACAAAGTTCAAGAGGAGATTTTGGCAGCATGTTTGGATATGCAAATCAAACGGATGAGTGAAGAGGTGGAAGGTATTACTAATTTTGAAATCAAGgatgtaaaagtgaaagaaaagatCTTCAAG gTACCGGTTAGTAAAGAGCATGCTGTTTGTTCTTGCAAGAAGTTTGTGATGTGTGGTATAGTTTGCAGGTATAGTTTTTGTGGTATGAAGCATATTGGAGTAACAAGATTTCCTAAAAGTCTTATTTTAAACCGATGGTCAAAAATTGCTGATTGTGGAAGCTCGTGTGATATGATATCTGCTGATTATTTTAAGATGGAGAAGGGTTCATTAAAATTGATGAACATTTGGTTTGATTTTCGTCAAGTTCTTAACAAAGCTGGAGTGCAGATGGAAGTCCTTGAATTTGTGCATCAAACTGTGAAGGACTTAAGCACCAAAGTTGGCAATAGTTTGGATGGTGCTTCTTTTTCCAAAAAGGATCACATGGCTGCTTTGATTGGTGAACAGCCTCAAGGGGAACTTACTGTGCTAGTTCCGAATATTTCTAAAAACAaaggaaattattttaaatcaggGAGGTTGATTAGCGAGAGGGAGAAAGCAATTACAAAAGCGAATAAGAGAATACGAAGGTGTAAAGAATGCTTAGCTACAACTCATGATTCACGTACTTGCCCAAAGAAGAAGGAGTTACAAAAGTGA